The Akkermansia sp. N21116 genome includes a region encoding these proteins:
- the gyrA gene encoding DNA gyrase subunit A, translating into MDTNRIKPVDVASELSTSFLDYSMSVIISRALPDVRDGLKPSQRRILYAMKELNLAPGGKTRKCSKIVGDTMGSYHPHGDAAIYGTLVNMAQNWSMRDILVIGQGNFGTPDGDPAAASRYTEAKLSGMGMAMMTDLDKDTVDFMPNYDGTTTEPTVFPSAFPNLLVNGGTGIAVGMATNMAPHNLGEVVDGICATIDNPHISVEELRQHIKGPDFPTGGDLLGFSGIDSYFRTGRGSVRIRGKIDIEQSDTGKDLLIIREVPYGVNRAVLQERIAELCKEKILTDISGLRDLSDEQTCIEIELKRDARPQVVVNQLYKLTSMETSFSVNMLAIHDNRPKTLTMLDAINFYIEHRREVIVRRTRHLLNEAEKDAERLEAFLLALGHMDDFIHIIRDSKNRDEARQRLQAYTFPIATAEGLGILIRSQPSVQNGLYVFTERQVNAILDLRLYQLTALESDKINNDYSELMVLIKDYLDILANESRVLGIVKDELQAIKTKYATPRVTRIIPFEGDMAIEDLIPNDSMIVTITHSGYIKRTNSAEYRVQARGGKGIKAATTKAAKKDQEADFIEHLFAAQNHDYIMFFTNTGRVYVDRVYEIDEAARSAQGRNIKNLLDLQPEENIAAILRLERQVDENGNDTTFGEESGFVVFATKDGTVKKTSLNDFRNYRKAGIIAINLEEGNSLVNAVLTSGNNEIVLVTHDGMSIRFNESDLRDQGRNTIGVRGIRPRPGDYVVALAIVDESATLLVASENGLGKRTGFDAYRLQSRGGTGVKTMNCTDKTGKVVSATVVSETDELMLMTTAGQSVRIKVETIRETGRVAQGVKLMTLKDGETIQDISIVIPDDDDETSEGTDEENVSENSETPESGDAATPEE; encoded by the coding sequence ATGGACACCAATCGCATCAAACCCGTGGATGTAGCCAGCGAGCTTTCCACCTCGTTCCTGGACTACTCCATGTCCGTCATCATTTCCCGCGCTCTGCCGGACGTTCGTGACGGACTGAAACCTTCCCAGCGGCGTATCCTTTACGCTATGAAGGAACTCAACCTTGCACCCGGCGGGAAAACGCGTAAATGCTCCAAAATCGTCGGTGACACCATGGGTAGTTACCATCCCCACGGCGACGCGGCTATTTACGGAACACTCGTCAACATGGCCCAGAACTGGTCCATGCGAGACATCCTCGTCATCGGACAGGGCAACTTCGGAACACCCGATGGAGACCCCGCCGCCGCATCCCGATACACGGAAGCCAAACTCTCCGGCATGGGAATGGCCATGATGACCGACCTCGACAAAGATACTGTCGACTTCATGCCCAACTACGACGGAACGACAACCGAACCGACAGTCTTCCCATCCGCCTTCCCGAACCTTCTCGTCAACGGAGGCACCGGTATCGCCGTCGGCATGGCCACCAATATGGCTCCCCACAACCTGGGAGAAGTCGTCGACGGCATTTGCGCGACGATCGACAATCCCCACATCAGCGTCGAAGAACTCCGACAGCACATCAAAGGGCCTGATTTCCCGACCGGAGGGGATTTGCTCGGCTTCTCCGGCATCGACAGCTACTTCCGCACGGGTCGCGGCTCCGTCCGTATTCGCGGCAAAATCGATATCGAGCAATCCGACACCGGCAAAGACCTTCTGATTATCCGGGAAGTCCCTTACGGAGTCAACCGAGCTGTCCTTCAGGAACGTATCGCCGAACTCTGCAAGGAGAAAATACTTACCGATATCTCCGGACTCCGTGACCTTTCCGATGAGCAGACCTGCATCGAAATCGAACTAAAACGCGATGCCCGTCCCCAAGTCGTCGTCAACCAGCTCTACAAGCTCACCTCCATGGAGACATCCTTCTCCGTGAACATGCTGGCTATTCACGACAACCGGCCAAAGACGCTCACGATGCTTGATGCCATCAACTTCTACATCGAGCACCGGCGCGAAGTCATCGTCCGCCGTACGCGCCACCTCCTCAACGAGGCGGAAAAAGATGCCGAACGCCTGGAAGCATTCCTCCTCGCCCTTGGCCACATGGATGACTTCATCCATATCATCCGCGATTCCAAAAACCGCGATGAAGCCCGCCAGCGCCTGCAGGCCTATACATTCCCCATTGCAACGGCAGAAGGTCTCGGTATCCTGATCCGTTCCCAGCCTTCCGTTCAGAACGGCCTCTATGTCTTCACCGAACGCCAGGTCAACGCCATCCTCGACTTGCGCCTCTACCAACTCACCGCACTGGAATCGGACAAGATCAACAACGACTATTCCGAACTCATGGTCCTCATCAAGGACTACCTCGATATCCTGGCCAACGAATCCCGCGTACTCGGCATCGTCAAAGACGAACTTCAGGCAATCAAGACCAAGTATGCCACTCCGCGCGTGACGCGCATCATTCCTTTCGAAGGAGACATGGCTATCGAGGATTTGATCCCGAACGACTCGATGATCGTCACCATCACCCACAGCGGCTATATCAAGCGGACCAACTCCGCTGAATACCGCGTCCAGGCCCGTGGCGGCAAAGGCATCAAAGCCGCTACGACCAAAGCCGCCAAAAAAGATCAGGAAGCCGACTTCATCGAGCACCTGTTCGCTGCACAGAACCACGACTACATCATGTTCTTCACCAACACCGGCCGCGTTTATGTGGACCGCGTGTATGAAATCGATGAAGCCGCACGTAGCGCCCAGGGACGTAACATCAAGAACCTGCTCGACCTCCAACCGGAAGAAAATATCGCTGCCATCCTCCGCCTTGAACGCCAAGTAGACGAAAACGGCAACGATACCACTTTCGGCGAAGAAAGCGGTTTCGTCGTCTTTGCCACTAAAGACGGTACTGTCAAGAAGACCAGTCTCAATGACTTCCGCAACTATCGCAAAGCCGGCATCATCGCCATCAACCTGGAAGAAGGCAACAGCCTCGTCAATGCCGTCCTCACATCCGGCAACAACGAAATTGTCCTCGTCACGCACGACGGCATGAGCATCCGCTTCAATGAAAGCGACCTGCGCGACCAGGGACGCAATACCATCGGCGTTCGCGGCATCCGTCCCCGTCCCGGCGATTATGTCGTTGCCCTCGCCATCGTGGACGAATCGGCAACCCTCCTCGTCGCCTCGGAAAACGGCTTGGGCAAACGCACCGGTTTCGACGCCTACCGCCTCCAAAGCCGCGGCGGTACCGGAGTCAAGACCATGAACTGCACGGACAAAACCGGCAAGGTTGTTTCCGCCACAGTCGTTTCAGAAACAGACGAACTCATGCTGATGACTACTGCCGGACAATCCGTCCGCATCAAGGTAGAAACCATCCGCGAAACAGGCCGCGTCGCCCAAGGAGTCAAACTCATGACCCTCAAAGACGGCGAAACCATTCAGGACATTTCCATCGTCATTCCCGACGATGATGATGAAACATCCGAAGGAACGGATGAAGAAAACGTCTCGGAAAACAGTGAAACACCCGAATCCGGAGACGCCGCTACTCCGGAAGAATAA